The following proteins are co-located in the Phragmites australis chromosome 10, lpPhrAust1.1, whole genome shotgun sequence genome:
- the LOC133883352 gene encoding ESCRT-related protein CHMP1 gives MGNPEKLMNQIFDLKFTSKSLQRQARKCEKEEKEQKLKVKKAIEKGNVDGARIYAENAIRKRTEHMNYLRLASRLDAVVARLDTQAKMQVIGRSMQSIVKSLDSALATGNLQKMSETMDQFERQFVNMEVQAEFMEGAMAGSTSLSTPETEVNSLMQQVADDYGLEVSVGLPQAAAHAIPAAKDKEKVDEDDLSRRLAELKARG, from the coding sequence ATGGGGAACCCGGAGAAGCTGATGAACCAGATCTTCGACCTCAAGTTCACGTCCAAGTCGCTGCAGCGGCAGGCGCGCAAGTgcgagaaggaggagaaggagcagAAGCTCAAGGTGAAGAAGGCGATCGAGAAGGGCAACGTGGACGGCGCCCGCATCTACGCTGAGAACGCCATCCGCAAGCGCACCGAGCACATGAACTACCTCCGCCTCGCCTCCCGCCTCGACGCCGTCGTCGCCCGCCTCGACACGCAGGCCAAGATGCAGGTCATTGGCAGGTCCATGCAGTCCATCGTCAAGTCGCTCGACTCCGCGCTCGCCACGGGGAATCTCCAGAAGATGTCTGAGACCATGGACCAGTTCGAGCGCCAGTTCGTCAATATGGAGGTGCAGGCCGAGTTCATGGAGGGCGCGATGGCCGGATCCACCTCGCTCTCCACGCCCGAGACCGAGGTCAACAGCCTCATGCAGCAGGTCGCAGACGACTACGGGCTCGAGGTCTCCGTCGGACTGCCGCAGGCAGCCGCGCACGCTATTCCGGCTGCAAAGGACAAGGAGAAGGTCGACGaggacgacctctcccgccgcctcgccgagctCAAGGCCCGTGGCTGA